In one Poecilia reticulata strain Guanapo linkage group LG8, Guppy_female_1.0+MT, whole genome shotgun sequence genomic region, the following are encoded:
- the rundc3aa gene encoding RUN domain-containing protein 3A isoform X3 yields MESGCVQTAMAMGLTSKKASARSVTVERKNLITVCRFSVKTLLEKYTAEPIDDSSEEFINFAAILEHILSHRFKGSGSWFSSDGQRSFWEYIRLACSKVQNNCIASIENIENISTSRAKGRAWIRVALMEKRLSEYVSTALRDTRTTRRFYDDGAIMLREEATVLTGMLIGLSAIDFSFCLKGEALDGKCPAVIDYTPYLKFTQSYDYLSDEEDRRSVDSSNSEESVPEHPYIPLVTDEESWSNKCRKMEQRFKIVYAQKGYLEELVRLRESQLKNVETENKRLRAKVEELTLQGQQEKKELEAIVLELQAQLSALMPCDSSHLAKDLAIPLVNQWSTITNNQGDVKLFRRRSFHSLEQLSPQVSLNSDSQKTDGRQNGDADWTSAEKDDTPSMLGLCGSLASLPSSKSLASLKSSECLVNISTEPSPALSPS; encoded by the exons ATGGAGTCCGGCTGCGTTCAGACAGCAATGGCTATGGGTCTGACATCGAAGAAGGCGTCTGCTCGGAGCGTCACGGTGGAGCGGAAGAACCTCATCACGGTCTGCAG attttctgtgaAGACTCTTCTAGAAAAGTACACAGCAGAGCCTATAGATGATTCATCGGAGGAGTTCATTAACTTTGCTGCTATTTTAGAGCACATCCTCAGCCACCGCTTCAAAG GTTCAGGGAGTTGGTTCAGCTCCGATGGACAGCGCAGTTTCTGGGAGTACATCCGGCTGGCGTGCAGCAAGGTGCAGAACAACTGCATCGCCAGCATCGAGAACATCGAGAACATCAGCACGTCCCGAGCCAAG GGCCGGGCCTGGATCAGAGTGGCTCTGATGGAGAAGCGTCTGTCTGAATATGTGTCCACTGCTCTGAGGGACACCAGAACAACCAG GAGGTTCTATGATGATGGAGCCATTATGCTGAGGGAGGAAGCGACCGTCCTGACTGGCATGCTGATTGGACTGAGCGCCATCGACTTCAG tttttgcTTGAAAGGAGAAGCTCTGGATGGGAAATGCCCAGCTGTGATTGACTACACGCCGTACCTAAAGTTCACTCAGAG CTACGACTACCTGAGCGATGAGGAGGACCGCCGCAGCGTGGACAGCAGCAACAGCGAGGAGAGCGTCCCCGAGCATCCGTACATCCCTCTGGTGACCGACGAGGAAAGCTGGAGCAACAAGTGCCGCAAGATGGAGCAAAGGTTTAAGATCGTCTACGCCCAGAAG GGGTATCTGGAGGAGCTGGTGCGCCTGCGGGAGTCGCAGCTGAAGAACGTGGAGACGGAGAACAAGCGTCTCCGAGCCAAGGTGGAGGAGCTGACACTGCAGGGTCAGCAGGAGAAGAAGGAGCTGGAGGCCATCGTGTTGGAGCTGCAGGCACAACT CTCCGCCCTCATGCCTTGTGACTCCTCTCATCTGGCTAAAGATCTCGCCATCCCACTCGTCAACCAGTGGTCCACCATCACAAACAACCAAGGTGATGTCAAGCTGTTCCGCAG GAGGAGTTTCCATAGCCTGGAGCAACTTTCTCCTCAGGTCAGTCTGAACTCCGACTCCCAGAAAACGGATGGGAGGCAGAACGGAGATGCTGACTGGACCTCAGCGG aaaaagacGACACTCCCTCCATGCTGGGGCTGTGCGGCTCGCTGGCCTCCTTACCGAGCTCCAAGTCTCTGGCGAGCCTGAAGTCCAGCGAGTGTTTGGTGAACATCAGCACCGAGCCCAGCCCTGCGCTCTCTCCCAGCTAG
- the rundc3aa gene encoding RUN domain-containing protein 3A isoform X2 has protein sequence MESGCVQTAMAMGLTSKKASARSVTVERKNLITVCRFSVKTLLEKYTAEPIDDSSEEFINFAAILEHILSHRFKGNTAGSGSWFSSDGQRSFWEYIRLACSKVQNNCIASIENIENISTSRAKGRAWIRVALMEKRLSEYVSTALRDTRTTRRFYDDGAIMLREEATVLTGMLIGLSAIDFSFCLKGEALDGKCPAVIDYTPYLKFTQSYDYLSDEEDRRSVDSSNSEESVPEHPYIPLVTDEESWSNKCRKMEQRFKIVYAQKGYLEELVRLRESQLKNVETENKRLRAKVEELTLQGQQEKKELEAIVLELQAQLSALMPCDSSHLAKDLAIPLVNQWSTITNNQGDVKLFRRSFHSLEQLSPQVSLNSDSQKTDGRQNGDADWTSAEKDDTPSMLGLCGSLASLPSSKSLASLKSSECLVNISTEPSPALSPS, from the exons ATGGAGTCCGGCTGCGTTCAGACAGCAATGGCTATGGGTCTGACATCGAAGAAGGCGTCTGCTCGGAGCGTCACGGTGGAGCGGAAGAACCTCATCACGGTCTGCAG attttctgtgaAGACTCTTCTAGAAAAGTACACAGCAGAGCCTATAGATGATTCATCGGAGGAGTTCATTAACTTTGCTGCTATTTTAGAGCACATCCTCAGCCACCGCTTCAAAGGTAACACAGCAG GTTCAGGGAGTTGGTTCAGCTCCGATGGACAGCGCAGTTTCTGGGAGTACATCCGGCTGGCGTGCAGCAAGGTGCAGAACAACTGCATCGCCAGCATCGAGAACATCGAGAACATCAGCACGTCCCGAGCCAAG GGCCGGGCCTGGATCAGAGTGGCTCTGATGGAGAAGCGTCTGTCTGAATATGTGTCCACTGCTCTGAGGGACACCAGAACAACCAG GAGGTTCTATGATGATGGAGCCATTATGCTGAGGGAGGAAGCGACCGTCCTGACTGGCATGCTGATTGGACTGAGCGCCATCGACTTCAG tttttgcTTGAAAGGAGAAGCTCTGGATGGGAAATGCCCAGCTGTGATTGACTACACGCCGTACCTAAAGTTCACTCAGAG CTACGACTACCTGAGCGATGAGGAGGACCGCCGCAGCGTGGACAGCAGCAACAGCGAGGAGAGCGTCCCCGAGCATCCGTACATCCCTCTGGTGACCGACGAGGAAAGCTGGAGCAACAAGTGCCGCAAGATGGAGCAAAGGTTTAAGATCGTCTACGCCCAGAAG GGGTATCTGGAGGAGCTGGTGCGCCTGCGGGAGTCGCAGCTGAAGAACGTGGAGACGGAGAACAAGCGTCTCCGAGCCAAGGTGGAGGAGCTGACACTGCAGGGTCAGCAGGAGAAGAAGGAGCTGGAGGCCATCGTGTTGGAGCTGCAGGCACAACT CTCCGCCCTCATGCCTTGTGACTCCTCTCATCTGGCTAAAGATCTCGCCATCCCACTCGTCAACCAGTGGTCCACCATCACAAACAACCAAGGTGATGTCAAGCTGTTCCGCAG GAGTTTCCATAGCCTGGAGCAACTTTCTCCTCAGGTCAGTCTGAACTCCGACTCCCAGAAAACGGATGGGAGGCAGAACGGAGATGCTGACTGGACCTCAGCGG aaaaagacGACACTCCCTCCATGCTGGGGCTGTGCGGCTCGCTGGCCTCCTTACCGAGCTCCAAGTCTCTGGCGAGCCTGAAGTCCAGCGAGTGTTTGGTGAACATCAGCACCGAGCCCAGCCCTGCGCTCTCTCCCAGCTAG
- the rundc3aa gene encoding RUN domain-containing protein 3A isoform X1, whose translation MESGCVQTAMAMGLTSKKASARSVTVERKNLITVCRFSVKTLLEKYTAEPIDDSSEEFINFAAILEHILSHRFKGNTAGSGSWFSSDGQRSFWEYIRLACSKVQNNCIASIENIENISTSRAKGRAWIRVALMEKRLSEYVSTALRDTRTTRRFYDDGAIMLREEATVLTGMLIGLSAIDFSFCLKGEALDGKCPAVIDYTPYLKFTQSYDYLSDEEDRRSVDSSNSEESVPEHPYIPLVTDEESWSNKCRKMEQRFKIVYAQKGYLEELVRLRESQLKNVETENKRLRAKVEELTLQGQQEKKELEAIVLELQAQLSALMPCDSSHLAKDLAIPLVNQWSTITNNQGDVKLFRRRSFHSLEQLSPQVSLNSDSQKTDGRQNGDADWTSAEKDDTPSMLGLCGSLASLPSSKSLASLKSSECLVNISTEPSPALSPS comes from the exons ATGGAGTCCGGCTGCGTTCAGACAGCAATGGCTATGGGTCTGACATCGAAGAAGGCGTCTGCTCGGAGCGTCACGGTGGAGCGGAAGAACCTCATCACGGTCTGCAG attttctgtgaAGACTCTTCTAGAAAAGTACACAGCAGAGCCTATAGATGATTCATCGGAGGAGTTCATTAACTTTGCTGCTATTTTAGAGCACATCCTCAGCCACCGCTTCAAAGGTAACACAGCAG GTTCAGGGAGTTGGTTCAGCTCCGATGGACAGCGCAGTTTCTGGGAGTACATCCGGCTGGCGTGCAGCAAGGTGCAGAACAACTGCATCGCCAGCATCGAGAACATCGAGAACATCAGCACGTCCCGAGCCAAG GGCCGGGCCTGGATCAGAGTGGCTCTGATGGAGAAGCGTCTGTCTGAATATGTGTCCACTGCTCTGAGGGACACCAGAACAACCAG GAGGTTCTATGATGATGGAGCCATTATGCTGAGGGAGGAAGCGACCGTCCTGACTGGCATGCTGATTGGACTGAGCGCCATCGACTTCAG tttttgcTTGAAAGGAGAAGCTCTGGATGGGAAATGCCCAGCTGTGATTGACTACACGCCGTACCTAAAGTTCACTCAGAG CTACGACTACCTGAGCGATGAGGAGGACCGCCGCAGCGTGGACAGCAGCAACAGCGAGGAGAGCGTCCCCGAGCATCCGTACATCCCTCTGGTGACCGACGAGGAAAGCTGGAGCAACAAGTGCCGCAAGATGGAGCAAAGGTTTAAGATCGTCTACGCCCAGAAG GGGTATCTGGAGGAGCTGGTGCGCCTGCGGGAGTCGCAGCTGAAGAACGTGGAGACGGAGAACAAGCGTCTCCGAGCCAAGGTGGAGGAGCTGACACTGCAGGGTCAGCAGGAGAAGAAGGAGCTGGAGGCCATCGTGTTGGAGCTGCAGGCACAACT CTCCGCCCTCATGCCTTGTGACTCCTCTCATCTGGCTAAAGATCTCGCCATCCCACTCGTCAACCAGTGGTCCACCATCACAAACAACCAAGGTGATGTCAAGCTGTTCCGCAG GAGGAGTTTCCATAGCCTGGAGCAACTTTCTCCTCAGGTCAGTCTGAACTCCGACTCCCAGAAAACGGATGGGAGGCAGAACGGAGATGCTGACTGGACCTCAGCGG aaaaagacGACACTCCCTCCATGCTGGGGCTGTGCGGCTCGCTGGCCTCCTTACCGAGCTCCAAGTCTCTGGCGAGCCTGAAGTCCAGCGAGTGTTTGGTGAACATCAGCACCGAGCCCAGCCCTGCGCTCTCTCCCAGCTAG
- the rnf113a gene encoding E3 ubiquitin-protein ligase RNF113A has translation MAESEEAKAPSCRFLFKKSTKKFSGRKRKASGSDKDSNSDEDQSAVVRREKKDARVNPMIQKTKKVERDALSSSDSDEGKDDKITVSYKSTRSAKPEGPEDMGATATYELDTERDKDAQAIFERSQKIQEELTGKEDDKIYRGINNYQKFIKPKDTTMGNASSGMVRKGPIRAPEHLRATVRWDYQPDICKDYKETGFCGFGDSCKFLHDRSDYKHGWQIERELDEGTYGGNDDENYEVSSDDEDLPFKCFICRDSFKNPIITKCKHYFCETCALQHYRKSKRCYVCNTQTNGVFNPAKELIAKMEKRAAAAADQPPSEEEDD, from the exons ATGGCGGAGTCTGAGGAGGCCAAAGCGCCTTCTTGTaggtttctgtttaaaaaatcaACTAAGAAATTCTCCGGACGGAAAAGAAAAGCGAGTGGCAGTGATAAAG ACAGTAATAGTGATGAGGACCAGAGCGCCGTGgtcagaagagaaaagaaagatgcTCGGGTCAACCCCATGATTCAGAAG ACGAAAAAGGTAGAGAGAGATGCTTTATCTTCCAGTGACAGCGACGAAGGCAAGGACGACAAGATCACAGTTTCTTACAAGTCTACACGGTCAGCG AAACCGGAGGGACCAGAGGACATGGGTGCAACTGCTACATATGAGCtggacacagagagagacaaagaTGCCCAGGCGATTTTTGAGAGGAGTCAGAAAATccaagag GAGCTTACAGGTAAAGAAGATGATAAAATATACCGTGGCATCAACAACTACCAGAAATTCATCAAGCCTAAAGACACCACCATGGGGAACGCCTCTTCTGGCATGGTCAG GAAAGGGCCGATCCGCGCCCCTGAACACCTGAGAGCCACAGTCCGGTGGGACTACCAGCCAGATATCTGCAAGGACTACAAGGAGACTGGATTCTGTGGTTTTGGAG ACAGCTGCAAGTTCCTTCACGATAGATCAGACTACAAACATGGCTGGCAGATTGAGAGGGAGCTGGATGAGGGCACATACGGAGGAAATG ATGATGAGAATTATGAGGTGAGCAGCGACGATGAGGATTTGCCCTTTAAGTGCTTCATCTGCCGCGATTCTTTTAAGAATCCCATCATCACAAA GTGTAAGCACTATTTCTGTGAAACCTGCGCCCTGCAGCACTACCGCAAATCCAAACGGTGCTACGTCTGCAACACTCAAACCAACGGAGTCTTTAACCCTGCAAAAG AGCTTATTGCAAAGATGGAGAagcgtgctgctgctgcagcagatcaGCCTCcatcagaagaagaagatgattag